The following proteins are encoded in a genomic region of Aquella oligotrophica:
- a CDS encoding glycosyltransferase family 2 protein, with amino-acid sequence MISVVILTKNSATYLERCLNVLNKFPEVVIVDNGSTDPTMAIAARYPNVKIYEREFCGFGPLKNIGADLACNDWVLFVDSDEVLHPNLADYILSLTLDNSKVYQFYRKNYYDNLLIDGCSWDNDYVTRLFNRKVTRFNENQVHESIIIKGLTVEKVAPASDNFIYHFPYNNTSQLMAKLEHYANLYAANNYGKKSVKLWMIPLKTIAAFLKNYLLKKGFRYGYEGFLISSYNTMGYWLNI; translated from the coding sequence ATGATTTCCGTTGTCATTCTTACTAAAAATAGTGCGACATATTTGGAACGTTGTCTGAATGTGTTAAATAAATTTCCTGAGGTTGTTATCGTCGATAATGGCTCAACTGATCCAACTATGGCTATTGCTGCCCGATATCCTAATGTAAAAATATATGAGCGTGAGTTTTGTGGCTTTGGTCCACTAAAAAATATCGGTGCTGACTTGGCTTGTAATGATTGGGTTTTATTTGTTGATAGTGACGAAGTATTACATCCAAATCTAGCTGACTATATCCTTAGTTTAACTTTAGATAATAGTAAGGTTTATCAGTTTTATCGCAAAAATTATTATGATAATCTGTTAATAGACGGTTGTAGTTGGGATAATGATTATGTTACCCGTTTATTTAATCGTAAGGTTACGCGGTTTAATGAAAATCAGGTACATGAAAGTATTATTATCAAAGGGTTAACCGTCGAAAAGGTTGCACCAGCATCAGATAACTTCATTTATCATTTTCCATATAATAATACCTCTCAATTAATGGCAAAACTTGAACATTATGCGAATTTGTACGCGGCTAATAATTATGGTAAAAAATCCGTGAAACTATGGATGATTCCATTAAAAACAATTGCGGCTTTTCTCAAAAATTACCTGCTAAAAAAAGGCTTTAGGTATGGCTATGAAGGGTTTTTGATTAGCTCCTATAATACTATGGGGTACTGGTTAAATATCTGA
- the lepB gene encoding signal peptidase I → MEAQGLSKWFYLGIVGIVIGAVMIYRAHGNNKSKAMENGYLLFILGWVGVISEFTDFATVLLVFIVVSGIVLILDKFKWSKARGHGDAKPHYVHYSREFFPVVLAVWVLRAFLFEAYQIPSSSMRPDLTVGDFILVSKFDYGIRMPISNQTVIPVHEVARGDIVVFQDQNVRNRDLIKRVVGLPGDTLEYKNKHLIINGKPLDYTSDGSYDYSEQGENGPMIIHNERQIEDLLGVKHPIIIWDRLPPVVLEMVQDFPGKENCSYNNDGFICKVPAGQYFMMGDNRDNSLDSRYWGFVPDKSILGKAIYVWMNFKDLSRIGTKIQ, encoded by the coding sequence ATGGAAGCACAAGGTTTATCAAAGTGGTTTTATCTCGGTATAGTGGGAATAGTGATCGGTGCAGTGATGATTTATCGGGCGCATGGAAATAATAAAAGTAAGGCTATGGAAAATGGCTATCTCCTGTTTATCCTTGGGTGGGTAGGAGTAATTTCTGAGTTTACTGATTTTGCAACTGTTTTGCTAGTGTTTATTGTAGTAAGTGGTATTGTTTTAATTTTAGATAAATTCAAATGGTCTAAAGCTCGTGGACATGGCGATGCAAAACCGCATTATGTACACTACTCGCGAGAATTCTTTCCGGTTGTCCTTGCTGTATGGGTATTACGCGCCTTTCTTTTTGAAGCCTACCAAATTCCTAGTAGTTCGATGCGACCTGATTTGACGGTCGGTGATTTTATCTTGGTTAGTAAATTTGATTACGGTATCAGAATGCCTATTAGCAACCAGACAGTTATTCCGGTTCATGAAGTAGCTCGTGGTGATATCGTTGTATTTCAGGATCAGAATGTCAGAAATCGTGATTTAATCAAACGGGTAGTTGGTTTGCCAGGGGATACTTTAGAATATAAAAATAAACATTTGATCATAAATGGCAAGCCATTAGATTATACCAGCGACGGATCATATGATTATAGCGAGCAGGGTGAGAATGGTCCGATGATAATTCATAATGAGCGCCAAATTGAGGATTTACTTGGTGTTAAACATCCAATTATTATTTGGGATCGTCTGCCGCCAGTTGTGCTTGAGATGGTACAAGATTTTCCGGGTAAAGAAAATTGTTCATATAATAATGATGGATTTATTTGTAAAGTTCCTGCTGGGCAGTACTTTATGATGGGGGATAACCGTGATAATAGTCTCGATAGCCGCTATTGGGGATTTGTTCCTGATAAATCAATACTGGGTAAGGCAATTTATGTCTGGATGAATTTTAAAGATCTGTCAAGAATAGGAACTAAGATTCAATAA
- a CDS encoding class I SAM-dependent methyltransferase, producing the protein MRDWLWYGGNLVYFRQFFSDICGSEISVDAINYARQKIKDIRLEQGSLPNDIPFGDKQFDLVLLFDVLEHVEHDQEALDAIYKRLKPGGNLVITVPAYQFLYGAYDKFLFHFRRYNYSQLSKLLKNSGFLTKFHSYFNFWLFPLVLVSRLVEKVLNKTAKYAIQGKNDSFLNSLFYRIMRSEKSILSRKISLPFGSSLICIAKKNAN; encoded by the coding sequence ATTAGAGATTGGCTCTGGTACGGGGGGAATCTAGTTTATTTTAGGCAATTTTTTTCAGATATTTGTGGCTCTGAGATCAGTGTGGATGCAATTAATTATGCCCGGCAGAAAATAAAAGATATACGCCTTGAACAAGGTTCATTACCTAATGATATTCCTTTTGGTGACAAACAATTTGATCTTGTCTTACTGTTTGACGTGCTAGAACATGTAGAACACGATCAAGAGGCCTTGGATGCTATATATAAAAGGCTTAAACCAGGTGGGAATTTGGTAATTACTGTCCCAGCTTATCAATTCTTATACGGTGCCTATGATAAGTTTTTATTTCACTTTCGGCGCTATAATTACTCACAATTATCAAAGTTACTGAAAAATTCAGGATTTTTAACTAAATTTCACTCTTACTTCAATTTTTGGTTATTCCCATTGGTTTTAGTTTCACGATTGGTTGAGAAGGTTTTAAATAAAACAGCTAAATATGCGATTCAGGGAAAAAATGATTCATTTTTAAATTCACTTTTTTACCGGATTATGCGGAGTGAAAAATCCATTCTTTCAAGAAAGATTAGCCTACCTTTTGGCTCATCTTTAATTTGTATTGCAAAGAAAAATGCTAATTAA
- the rnc gene encoding ribonuclease III: MPNFLDLQENLGYEFHDISLLRQAITHRSYAKNNNERLEFLGDGILDCLIALNLYLLFPNLSEGELSKMRSALVNQDGLVEIAEQLNIGRYIFLGDGEIKSGGRERPSILADCLEAIIAAIFLDGGFNKAREVVERLFYYPLREQQYGKTKDYKTQLQEYLQARRYKLPEYKIVDMRGPEHDMIFLVECEINELQLKAVGSGKGKKQASQIAAYNILNLLNSSETND; encoded by the coding sequence ATGCCAAATTTTTTAGATTTACAAGAAAACCTTGGGTATGAATTTCACGATATATCTTTGCTGCGTCAGGCAATAACTCATCGAAGTTATGCCAAAAATAATAATGAACGACTTGAGTTTTTGGGCGATGGGATTCTCGACTGCCTGATTGCGCTAAATCTATACTTGCTATTTCCTAACCTGTCTGAAGGCGAATTATCAAAAATGCGTTCAGCATTGGTTAATCAAGATGGGCTGGTTGAGATTGCCGAGCAGCTAAATATTGGGCGATATATATTTCTTGGTGATGGTGAAATAAAAAGTGGTGGTCGCGAGCGTCCTTCGATACTTGCTGATTGTCTTGAAGCCATAATTGCGGCGATATTTCTTGATGGTGGCTTTAATAAAGCTAGAGAAGTTGTCGAACGTCTATTTTACTACCCACTTCGTGAACAGCAGTATGGTAAAACCAAGGATTATAAAACTCAACTTCAAGAGTATTTGCAGGCACGCCGCTACAAACTGCCTGAGTATAAAATTGTAGATATGCGCGGACCAGAGCACGATATGATATTTCTCGTTGAGTGTGAAATTAATGAGCTGCAACTAAAGGCGGTAGGGTCTGGTAAGGGCAAAAAACAGGCTAGTCAGATAGCTGCATATAATATCCTTAATCTATTAAATAGTAGTGAGACAAATGATTAA
- a CDS encoding thiamine diphosphokinase: protein MRNQTAIDLEYFLPNYENHIAIVANGQFPEKAEIISLLRKSRAIIACDGAIHNLTKSKIIADYVIGDGDSANEISDKIVKNPYIYIADQNSNDLTKAFNHACDNFPESTIIIFAANGLREDHSIANFGLLFEFGRKHDSIAMVSDYGIFNICQSGISIFNVVAGQQISLFSLKSTTQISCPELKWPLANFCFKHLYSGTLNQASGNQITIDTTDNVILYRAYEIKIS, encoded by the coding sequence ATGAGAAATCAAACCGCTATAGATCTCGAATACTTCTTACCTAACTATGAAAATCATATTGCAATAGTCGCTAATGGCCAGTTTCCGGAGAAGGCAGAAATTATTAGCTTACTAAGAAAAAGCAGAGCTATCATTGCTTGCGATGGGGCAATTCACAATCTCACAAAAAGCAAAATTATTGCTGATTATGTAATTGGTGATGGCGATTCTGCCAATGAGATTTCAGACAAAATAGTCAAAAATCCATATATATACATCGCAGATCAAAACTCAAATGACTTAACTAAGGCATTTAACCACGCTTGCGATAATTTCCCTGAATCCACAATTATTATATTTGCTGCCAATGGTTTAAGAGAAGATCATAGTATTGCCAATTTTGGGTTATTATTTGAATTTGGCAGAAAACATGATAGCATAGCGATGGTTAGCGATTACGGAATTTTTAATATTTGCCAAAGTGGCATCTCTATTTTTAATGTAGTTGCAGGTCAGCAGATCTCATTATTTAGTCTGAAAAGTACCACTCAAATTAGCTGCCCAGAACTAAAATGGCCGTTGGCTAATTTCTGCTTTAAGCATCTATACTCTGGCACTCTAAACCAAGCATCTGGTAACCAGATTACCATTGATACAACAGATAATGTTATTCTTTATCGTGCATATGAAATAAAAATCAGTTAA
- a CDS encoding DUF6311 domain-containing protein, with amino-acid sequence MLINSKVKPVAIELLWLFTAFVFGSLLAVNIAGDLIFNPRLFNFMTADMLVHFIGWDFYRHDNWSWPLTYTSSLMYPVGTTMVYTDSIPLFVIILKLFRNYLPEPFVWHGAWAIINNMLMFYSGSLLFRVLRKDTLLAFIGGLFMLLASPMLFRFYFHFSLASQWLLVFNFILLLKPQINYKADICWQSLLLFVACGIHPYIAFMNMGLAFALVYRLSIQYYLNRQTRLCWYSLITSLAIFMVVFITSAYFFGWFFGKTQGEAYGFGVYSANVLSLINPQFGSVLLKPLKVGDGQYEGFAYLGIGIILPLLFLLVFRFRSFILAKIKLSNLGLFIVLAVFTLIAFSNILQIGSISINLPYSGHIFSIFRASGRFIWMLYYFVVIITILVIYDSCANKKIAGLILILLLGLQYADTKPLLNGIAQTHSSGKPLNIWNADLKSDFWYKLKQNGIKHMVIISNNPQDVDYLQQWWGDQNNFPVIYKFALLAALNGITINNMHLARSSVENEAAIGTQSLRFEQTQLEKDTLYIIAPNINIPKQINCNKIDNYNVCNKLR; translated from the coding sequence ATGCTAATTAATTCTAAAGTAAAACCTGTTGCTATTGAGTTGTTGTGGTTATTTACTGCCTTTGTTTTTGGTAGTTTGTTAGCAGTTAATATTGCTGGTGATTTGATTTTTAATCCTCGTCTATTTAATTTTATGACTGCTGATATGCTGGTACATTTTATTGGCTGGGACTTTTATCGCCATGATAACTGGAGCTGGCCACTTACTTATACCAGTAGCCTAATGTATCCCGTCGGTACTACTATGGTCTATACCGATTCGATTCCACTCTTTGTGATTATTCTGAAGCTATTCCGTAACTATTTGCCAGAACCTTTTGTCTGGCATGGAGCTTGGGCAATTATCAATAATATGCTAATGTTTTATTCTGGTAGTTTGCTATTTAGAGTATTACGTAAGGATACGCTATTAGCCTTTATTGGTGGCTTATTTATGCTTCTAGCTTCACCAATGCTATTTCGCTTTTACTTTCATTTTTCATTAGCTAGCCAGTGGTTGCTGGTTTTTAATTTTATACTGTTACTAAAACCACAGATTAATTATAAAGCTGATATTTGTTGGCAATCACTATTACTATTCGTTGCTTGCGGAATACATCCGTATATCGCATTTATGAATATGGGGTTAGCTTTTGCATTAGTCTATCGATTAAGCATTCAGTATTATCTAAATCGTCAAACTCGTTTATGCTGGTATAGTTTGATTACTAGTTTAGCCATTTTTATGGTTGTTTTTATTACTAGTGCCTATTTCTTTGGCTGGTTTTTTGGTAAAACTCAGGGTGAGGCATATGGTTTTGGAGTATATAGCGCCAACGTACTTAGTTTGATTAATCCACAATTTGGTTCTGTATTGTTAAAGCCGCTAAAAGTAGGCGACGGACAATATGAGGGGTTTGCCTATCTTGGTATCGGCATCATACTGCCGCTGCTATTTCTGCTAGTGTTTAGGTTTAGATCCTTTATTCTAGCAAAAATTAAACTGAGCAATTTGGGGTTATTTATTGTACTGGCAGTATTTACGCTAATAGCTTTCTCCAATATTTTACAAATTGGTAGTATTTCAATTAATTTACCGTATAGTGGGCATATCTTTTCTATTTTTCGTGCGTCTGGTCGCTTTATCTGGATGCTATATTACTTTGTTGTGATTATAACCATCCTAGTTATTTATGATAGTTGTGCCAATAAAAAAATTGCTGGGCTAATATTAATTTTACTGCTTGGCTTACAGTATGCTGATACCAAACCATTACTCAATGGAATTGCGCAAACACATTCATCTGGAAAACCGTTAAATATCTGGAATGCTGATTTAAAATCAGACTTCTGGTACAAACTTAAACAAAATGGGATAAAACATATGGTGATTATCTCCAATAATCCACAAGATGTTGATTACTTGCAACAATGGTGGGGAGATCAGAATAATTTTCCGGTAATTTATAAATTTGCACTACTGGCAGCTTTAAATGGTATCACAATCAATAATATGCATTTGGCTAGAAGTAGCGTTGAAAATGAAGCTGCAATCGGCACACAGTCATTAAGATTTGAACAGACTCAGTTAGAGAAGGATACTTTATATATAATTGCACCAAATATAAATATTCCAAAGCAAATAAATTGTAATAAGATTGATAATTACAATGTTTGTAATAAACTGAGATGA
- the tsaD gene encoding tRNA (adenosine(37)-N6)-threonylcarbamoyltransferase complex transferase subunit TsaD, which produces MTLILGIESSCDETGVAIYDSENGLLANTLYSQIDLHRQYGGVVPELASRDHLRKIIPLIDEALINAKKTLNEIDAIAFTAGPGLNGALLIGATVANSIAFANKIPLIPVHHLEGHILSPILADKNLAPPFVALLVSGGHSQIIAVEKIGSYHILGDTLDDASGEAFDKTAKMLGLPYPGGRYIAELARHGKESYPLPRPMLNSGNLTMSFSGLKTAVLTLIQNLEKQQISIEGQVLADIAKSIEEAITDVLVKKSMMAIKETGIKQLVVCGGVSANLTLRNKLNDYAKRHDYRIVYPPLDLCTDNGAMIALAGYYRFKDRQSGYSFSVNPRWDLSSLQIQN; this is translated from the coding sequence ATGACACTAATACTTGGCATTGAAAGCTCATGTGATGAGACTGGGGTTGCAATTTATGATAGTGAAAATGGACTCCTTGCCAACACACTGTACTCACAGATTGATCTTCATCGGCAATATGGTGGAGTTGTCCCAGAATTAGCCTCTCGTGACCATCTAAGAAAAATCATCCCACTTATCGATGAAGCGCTCATAAATGCCAAAAAAACTTTGAACGAGATTGACGCTATTGCTTTTACCGCAGGACCAGGTCTAAATGGCGCATTATTAATCGGAGCAACTGTAGCCAATAGCATTGCTTTTGCTAATAAAATCCCATTAATTCCAGTTCATCATCTCGAGGGACATATTCTTTCGCCAATACTTGCTGATAAAAATTTAGCACCACCATTTGTTGCCTTACTTGTCTCTGGTGGGCATAGCCAAATTATTGCGGTAGAAAAAATTGGCAGTTATCATATTTTGGGCGACACCCTTGATGATGCATCAGGAGAAGCATTTGACAAAACAGCCAAAATGCTTGGGCTTCCCTATCCAGGGGGACGGTATATTGCAGAACTAGCTAGGCATGGAAAAGAATCCTATCCGTTACCACGCCCAATGCTTAATAGTGGCAATCTCACTATGAGCTTTTCAGGATTAAAAACAGCTGTGCTAACACTTATCCAGAATCTTGAAAAACAACAGATTAGTATTGAAGGCCAAGTACTAGCAGATATAGCCAAATCAATTGAAGAAGCTATTACTGATGTACTTGTAAAAAAATCAATGATGGCTATAAAAGAGACCGGAATAAAGCAGTTGGTTGTCTGTGGCGGAGTTAGTGCCAATCTGACATTAAGAAACAAGCTTAATGATTATGCCAAACGACATGACTACCGGATTGTTTATCCACCACTGGATTTATGTACTGACAATGGTGCTATGATTGCCCTTGCGGGTTATTACCGCTTTAAAGATCGCCAGTCTGGCTATAGCTTTTCGGTTAATCCGCGCTGGGATTTAAGTAGTTTGCAAATTCAGAATTAG
- a CDS encoding glycosyltransferase family 2 protein codes for MKKLLSIIIPVKNESDSLEILFQRLTKIIDNSPNVDYEYIIINDGSTDDTLDKLLEYQKANSHIQMTIIDLSRNFGKEAALYAGFEYANGDCAVSIDADLQDPPELIPEMLECWFQGYEVVTAVHEYRETDTFLKRKTAGLFYKSINKISEVKLTPNAGDFRLLDRAAINAFLTLGEKVRFNKGLFSWIGFKEKLIYHKREVRQAGVSKWNYFKLFKFAIDGITSFSKSPLEIWFYLGMGIAISGFLYGVFIILYKILSGIDVPGYASLLVFVLFFSGLQMIGIGILGKYIGRIFIESKRRPIFIARKIYINEGAADK; via the coding sequence ATGAAGAAACTTCTAAGCATAATAATTCCGGTTAAAAATGAGAGTGATTCACTTGAGATCTTATTTCAACGCCTAACTAAGATTATTGATAACAGCCCTAATGTAGATTATGAGTATATTATCATTAATGATGGTAGTACTGATGATACACTGGATAAATTGCTTGAATATCAGAAAGCTAACTCACATATTCAAATGACAATTATTGATTTATCACGTAATTTTGGCAAAGAAGCGGCATTATATGCTGGTTTTGAATATGCCAATGGTGATTGTGCAGTTAGTATTGATGCAGATTTACAGGATCCGCCAGAACTTATTCCTGAGATGTTGGAGTGTTGGTTTCAGGGCTATGAAGTTGTTACGGCGGTACATGAATATCGCGAGACCGATACATTCCTAAAAAGAAAAACTGCAGGTTTATTTTATAAATCAATTAATAAAATAAGTGAAGTTAAGCTTACTCCAAATGCTGGTGATTTTCGTCTGCTTGATCGTGCTGCGATAAATGCTTTTTTGACTTTAGGCGAAAAGGTTCGCTTTAATAAAGGATTATTTTCTTGGATAGGTTTTAAAGAAAAGCTTATTTATCATAAACGAGAAGTTAGACAAGCTGGGGTTAGTAAATGGAATTATTTTAAATTATTCAAATTTGCTATCGATGGCATTACCAGTTTTAGCAAATCACCACTAGAAATTTGGTTTTATCTAGGTATGGGCATTGCAATTTCAGGTTTTTTATATGGTGTATTTATTATTCTTTATAAGATTCTTTCTGGGATTGATGTTCCTGGCTACGCTTCATTGTTGGTATTTGTACTGTTTTTTAGTGGTCTACAAATGATTGGAATTGGCATTTTAGGAAAGTATATTGGACGGATTTTTATAGAGTCGAAGCGACGCCCTATTTTTATTGCTAGAAAAATATATATTAATGAGGGTGCTGCGGATAAATGA
- the era gene encoding GTPase Era, giving the protein MIKTYCGFVAIIGRPNVGKSTLMNHLIGQKISITSRKPQTTRHKVTGVYTAEDSQYIFVDTPGFQNKYLTKLNQALNQSVVNSLSNVDAIVLVVEAGIFNSADEEVLKLLPVNANVILCINKNDLLKNKDELNSFTNSIANKYPFKSVIAVAAKHHNGMEELLIAIKPHLPESVFLYPEEQLTDKSSKFLASEIIREKLFRYLGEELPYSLMVDIDKFEETPTVTKVYATIIVDKDNQKPIIIGKGGEKLKKISTESRLDMEKLFDTKIHLEVWVKVKTGFADDVRFLKQFE; this is encoded by the coding sequence ATGATTAAAACCTATTGCGGTTTTGTGGCAATTATTGGGCGTCCAAATGTTGGTAAATCAACCTTGATGAACCATCTGATCGGGCAAAAAATTAGTATTACTTCACGTAAGCCGCAAACTACCCGGCACAAGGTTACCGGAGTATATACTGCAGAAGATAGTCAGTATATTTTTGTTGATACGCCGGGATTTCAGAATAAGTATTTGACCAAATTAAATCAGGCTCTTAATCAAAGCGTGGTAAATAGTTTATCCAATGTTGATGCAATTGTTCTTGTTGTTGAAGCCGGTATTTTTAATAGCGCGGATGAAGAGGTTCTCAAACTTTTACCCGTTAATGCCAATGTTATTTTGTGTATCAATAAAAATGATTTACTGAAGAATAAAGACGAACTAAATAGTTTTACTAATAGCATTGCTAATAAATATCCATTTAAGAGTGTTATTGCGGTTGCAGCCAAGCATCATAATGGTATGGAGGAGCTACTTATAGCAATTAAGCCCCATTTGCCAGAAAGTGTATTTTTATATCCAGAAGAGCAGCTGACAGATAAAAGCAGTAAATTCCTTGCAAGTGAGATTATCCGTGAGAAGCTTTTTCGCTATCTAGGTGAGGAGTTACCTTATAGTTTGATGGTTGATATTGATAAGTTCGAAGAAACACCAACTGTAACTAAAGTTTATGCTACCATCATTGTTGATAAGGATAACCAGAAACCAATTATAATTGGTAAGGGTGGTGAAAAACTAAAAAAAATATCTACCGAATCTCGGCTTGATATGGAAAAATTATTTGATACTAAAATTCATCTTGAAGTCTGGGTTAAGGTAAAAACTGGTTTTGCTGACGATGTTCGCTTTCTGAAGCAGTTTGAATAA
- a CDS encoding phospholipid carrier-dependent glycosyltransferase, with protein sequence MGYIKSISSNKKHSLFNWMDYIVILILMSFFTGVSLINFGDRFKQGHWFGDMESKTLTVTLAKPQLVQQISLYFGLSNGVIDIQADGDNGQKYSLGRIDSSSVKVPLVFRWINVSFSPLKLSRIRVIVSKPVVELKQIAIYDKNNTYVRNLQLNSFPNDKRDFFTNFISVKRPVVDENQNWLTSASWDEVYYSTTAFQLINMLPPYNTAHPPLGMLLIGVGILLFGMCPFGWRFIPLLSGILLIPLIYYFARILFNRRCAIFASLLFCLDFMHYGISKIATIESLVTFFLLLEYIFLYKYLLDVKNRKQVKLINGNLFLTSLFLGFAIATKWSGCFSIVPLLLIISYCEICLSQNVLIKKAGKLCASLAMVLSIIIIIYLASYLPQYFVSPSLNFLKFVYNIQKDILVYHLHEAFQAHLYASKWWSWTFNYRPYTIYSYSIGNNASVITLMGNPAIWFFAIIACLIIVMMICKQIDKSKISLIFILLIFLSQYLPYAFISRTSFIYYFYSATPFLCIIIARVLDEILLSGGRLAKYTVRIYLFVVILLFLLFFPILSATQIPVEYVKNYLMWYPNWNFIN encoded by the coding sequence ATGGGCTATATTAAATCAATAAGCAGTAACAAAAAACATTCTTTATTTAATTGGATGGATTATATTGTTATATTAATTTTAATGTCCTTTTTTACTGGTGTTTCTTTAATAAATTTTGGTGATAGATTTAAGCAGGGACATTGGTTTGGTGATATGGAGAGTAAAACTTTAACGGTTACTTTGGCTAAACCGCAGTTAGTTCAGCAAATTAGTCTTTATTTTGGTTTATCTAATGGGGTAATTGATATTCAGGCAGATGGTGATAATGGACAAAAGTATTCATTGGGGAGAATAGATAGTTCATCGGTAAAAGTTCCATTAGTGTTTCGTTGGATAAATGTTAGTTTTAGTCCATTGAAGTTAAGCAGAATAAGAGTTATTGTTAGTAAGCCTGTTGTAGAGCTAAAACAGATTGCAATTTATGATAAAAATAATACATATGTAAGAAACCTACAATTAAATTCATTTCCTAATGATAAAAGAGATTTTTTTACTAATTTTATTTCTGTTAAAAGGCCAGTGGTTGATGAAAATCAGAATTGGCTTACCTCAGCTAGCTGGGATGAGGTTTATTATTCGACCACAGCATTTCAATTAATTAATATGTTACCCCCATATAATACAGCTCATCCTCCGCTTGGCATGCTATTAATCGGTGTTGGAATTTTACTTTTTGGCATGTGTCCATTTGGCTGGCGCTTTATTCCTTTGCTAAGCGGTATTTTACTTATCCCATTAATATATTATTTTGCCAGAATCCTGTTTAATCGTAGATGTGCCATTTTTGCTTCATTATTATTCTGCCTTGACTTTATGCACTACGGTATCTCAAAGATTGCGACTATTGAGTCATTAGTAACATTTTTTTTGCTTCTTGAATACATTTTTTTATACAAATATCTTCTGGATGTAAAAAATAGGAAGCAAGTTAAGCTAATAAATGGTAATTTATTCTTAACAAGTTTATTCTTGGGGTTTGCCATAGCCACAAAATGGTCAGGGTGTTTTTCTATTGTTCCTTTATTACTAATTATATCATATTGTGAGATCTGTCTTTCACAGAATGTTTTAATTAAAAAAGCAGGAAAATTATGTGCCAGTTTAGCTATGGTTTTATCAATTATAATAATTATTTACCTAGCTTCCTATTTACCCCAATATTTTGTTAGTCCAAGTCTGAATTTTTTGAAGTTCGTTTATAATATTCAAAAAGATATTCTTGTTTATCATCTTCATGAAGCCTTTCAAGCGCATCTTTATGCTTCGAAATGGTGGAGTTGGACATTTAATTATCGACCTTATACTATCTATAGTTATTCAATTGGTAATAATGCTTCAGTAATTACTTTGATGGGAAACCCAGCTATCTGGTTTTTTGCTATTATTGCTTGTTTAATAATAGTCATGATGATTTGTAAACAAATAGATAAAAGTAAAATCTCATTGATATTTATTTTACTGATATTTCTTTCACAATATCTACCTTATGCATTTATCTCAAGAACTAGTTTTATCTATTATTTTTATTCAGCTACTCCTTTTCTTTGTATAATCATAGCAAGGGTTTTAGATGAAATTTTGTTAAGTGGTGGTCGATTGGCTAAATATACAGTACGAATCTACTTATTTGTGGTAATCTTGTTATTTTTACTATTTTTTCCTATATTGTCAGCAACTCAGATACCAGTTGAATATGTTAAAAATTATTTAATGTGGTATCCAAATTGGAATTTTATAAATTGA